From the genome of Nicotiana sylvestris chromosome 1, ASM39365v2, whole genome shotgun sequence:
gatgactctttaactataaataaaaatctatcaaacgcagataccgactctattggtcatgacatgcacatgtggcctatccgctgccgtcaatcgtctctcaagaccctcccttgacgattccccatctgattcccaatcttattcgacttgtagtgcccaaagggttttcactatcaagcctctctcattttggttttctctcagctttcatcgccttatggtgcctgtgaaggttttcaccaataagactctctcatttgtatcactttccagctggggatttggagtgttgccggtatgactctttttgttggagattagagtcctttctgctgcggaacagaatgttatgttcgccggtaagactcttcatttgtctgacttggcatcttttgaagactgatcagaaggtctttctttggaccgtaatgtgggttttggatagggctagaaagaaagggtattaaaggctcaaaagtgcatcgattctgggttattaattacaactttcggaaccagatttatttacaacgaacgcaacctctgccccagtttcttgcttggagatatcttaattgattttttttttcatttttcaaaactatgaccgagccgtgaagcgcctacgtatcctctttgaggaatcaggtcaaacgtagttcccaattcctctttttcatttgactttcctttgtttttttttgttttttttatcatttttcttttcttttcttttcttttttttttctcttttttttcgttttgttgttttctttctttctctttttttttcgttgctactgattccgaacgaggggtatgaaagaaaataaatgaggctcaaaaggggtaacgaaggataaagtgtttaggtagcagaacaaaatgccttcgtcattccagtcttcaaaacatgccaagtgcaaacaacacaattaaacaatagatttatagtctcttccgatggtgctgtgcttgacaattatgttaaacatttgcttttcccttttgtcatttctaaagcaccgttgggcgacactctcattatcatgaatgacccttatgccaatttggcgaatcttgcttttaacgattttcttcatattttacttgtcccagttccatatgactcgagctctgaataatctcaaccgtccttatttcctttaaatggtctgatcaccttttcggggttttatgattaactttaagattaggcccaaactgtgtgcgcatgtcatgtcactagaatcgacgttgaataaaaatgataaaagggctaaacaaaagaaaattggaaataataaaagaccgtattttgcattagactaccggtgaaaaggtttgaataacaaaacaaaacaaaccagaacaaaatcctaaacaaccctgacaaaacttaaacagaccgctatgacaaaacggaaagataagcggcaagatattgacacaaaacaatccgaattacaatcctaatgatccgaacaacagaaatgacaacagaataagccaccacaagcttctctcttgttaaccaaggaacagagcgtccttccactttatcaagattggcatcttagccaccgagctttgcatcgatactaccaggaccattaccagcttcaatatcatcaacatcggtcaacaagttctcaagaggattcgcgtgctccctgtcactgtcatcgatcacaattgccccttcctgaatcattctttctatttcctttttcaaagaacgacagtcttcaatgttatgtccttggacattagagtgatacatgcatcgtacagcaggatcgaatccttttgcatatgggtctggagtatagccaaggagcggctcaatcagtcctgaaagctttagcttttcaaacaaacttgcgtaggactccccaattggcgtgaaattgtttccttgcctttgttttcccccatgcccctgttttctagggtcgttgggtgcttggaaacgatgtgaaggcaagaatgcattacgtggtgttggctctcgccagcgggggtgacctgatggttgaccctgcgaccgaaccttgttcggaggataatactgaggcggattatatggagctcgggggaaggcttgggcatgatggtctgaaaagagtggctctgatggtgggtagtagggttgtggaaggttgtatggagtgtgtggataatttggatgactgggcctgggctggtagtgaggggaaggacctctgaatttggacccagtacctgcttccactgatgcgacctcgagcgcacctcccgcgccgctctgaatagcctgggtcgttgccttgagcgctgagtaatttaggattttgtcagaccttaggccctcctctatcatgacccctatctttaccacttcattgaaggatttcccaaccgttgtcaccaagtgaccaaagtaagttggatccagtgtttgcaagaaatagtccaccatttctccctctttcatgggaggatcaactctggccgcttgttctctccagcggaaaccaaactcacgaaaactttccccaggcttctttccagtcctcagcaatgtgagacggtcagggactatctcgagattgtattgaaaatgacctgcgaaagcctgcgccagatcatcccaagtgtaccatctgctggaatcctgcctggtataccattctagtgccgatccactcagactttggccgaaataagctatcagcagctcatctttgccacctgcccctctcattttgctacagaatccccgcaaatgcgccatgggatcaccgtgcccttcatataaatcaaacttaggcatcttgaacccagccgggagttggacctccgggaaagggcatagatccttataggccacgctgacttggttgcccaatccgtgcaggttcctgaaggactgctccaggctcttgaacttcctcgtcacctcatcttgttcggggattttaaccggcttttcaatctctgccggtacctctaaGTGCGggttgtaggtatggggttctggtgcatgaaatgtgggctcagggggatagtattgcgtatcaggagactgaaacaatggctcactggtcgttctttgcagggtggctgatgtgggtcccacaaaagtgggaacatttggtgttgggagaggttgatggggtggtggagcttgggaatcatgggggcttctctcctgatgataacggtgattcgggaggcttgttgaagggccggagtgagggtattccggcatgtgccccaatggctcagggctcttttgtgctttggctagagctagctgcattgcattcatctctagtcccatcctttctatcttttccatcgcttcctttaacaattggctcgtcggcctttcttcctcggtactattctctgaagtagtcatgtttgttgttatcggtcctttggatctagtttggtaagggtgtgttgccagaattctttaacaactaactgtttgagattcggaaaacaacaaacttgttagcatttagagtttaacagatttgataacaacacattgaggatgcaatgcccctaggcagttaaccgtttctaacatgctttgcttcaaacaacatgcgtcatcccagcttgcttatttgcccctttgaagtactttgggaacccctgtattttattctattttgtattttctttttctttattaatggcggtcgaatcttatggagattgcctacgtatcatgaccccgcatgaatcagaccttgcgtagttcggaccaaatgaaaggtaacaacaatgagacacattttttctttatcaatttttacaataaaacaaactgggtttcaaaggttggaagatgaccaacaaactcaaaaataaaacaacccacatattctagtcaaaagatttataacctcaaaacaaaaaaggccagcttcctttcctcgtttgacaaatgcaaccaaacggctatttttgcaaatgtggccccttccaaatctcaaatgaattttgaggccggggaggattattttctgacactttaccaacttgtccattcttttacgaaaataacctttcgacaactgaaagatactctaaggctatttcggcaagaacggtttaagacgcggccaaagctggctcggcttattcaAACGgaattcacctgaccgccgactctttgtttttttttcttttcaaattacaataaaaacctggtgttgcaaacacgacccttcagcgcctcggggacgaagatttatagggctgtgtgggtcaactaaaccaaaaatcctaaacatgacccaaaggtggctgtttatgcgaagtcagccttccggcgtccccttcgggaacattcggctatgtcttgataaaacagcgtcacccgacttcttagaaatttgacatatatgtttttgctatttttttgtaaaaggggaagttggacatcacccgacttatttatgacaaaattaaaaatcttgacatgttttttttgtttttttttatatatttgtttttggctttttagcaaaagggtggttggacccgatgagggttgcctacgtatctcacatgcggtgagaatcaaacccgcgtagttcgggcaaataaactatttttgagaagacccttttccattttctattcttttttttatatataacaaacaaacaaactattattcttcattcataacaaacaaactaaataacgtaaaacataaaacattccttcttttttcatttgtttttcttattctaaagaaaatgtttttttttttttttggaatttttacctttaataaaagaaatgcttaaaaaaaatatttttttgaattttgaattttcttttcaatcttGAAGGAAGAAGGAAAGTATTTTCGgatttttctatatatatatatatatatatatatatatatattttaaataattaaaaagactttctaaagaagttaataatagaaaatatttttggattttttgttttaaaaattgggggtctaaaaactttctagacttttggcaaaacaaatatttttgcaacaagtaaagacatatatatattgttttgaaaaaaaaagaaaaacttttggatttatatatatatacttgcgacatatatatacttacgacaaataatgaaagactctttttatttttttttattttttgcattttcataagcaaataaataataaaaaaaccatttttaaaaataagactctttttcattttcatttgcTTTAAATAAAACAGAACgacgactcttttttttcctttgcttttaataaaacaaactaataagacattttttccattttctcaaaatttcggcagagttttgatactactcggacattggtttttttttattctaaaagtaagtagttatatctctacactgtcattttctcatcttttcacgattttctaatttgtggaaaatgatgacaacatacaaaatctttttgaattttccaatgctcttttttatttattattattttgttattatttttaaaaatgtggcataggggacatagggaattccaagacttcttggattccacaaatgttccccatgtgctttttcccCAAAATGAAGCGTGAGGGACATAGAGGATTCCAAgtcttcttggattccacaatgttccccatgtgcttaattaataTAATAGCATGTTTACctaaaaaatcgtgcaactttcttatttaacgtgatcagcatgataaagagtgtcatttgtccgcaaatatcattggtccgccaaacgacccattcacccttgaataaatacaacatgtagcacttaggatgccaaaagatggtctattattttcaggttgcttgtcctagacggacccaacccctgtgttgagtcccctaagtcaaatgcacatgatgcaaataaacgttcctactagggatccggcatgtggctttgttatactaggttcaaaaacctgggtcggtgttctagacagtgtacccgagcggacaactcgagctgaggaaggagctcctttccgggaaccaaaaggccagccggcttagaaactttccgagcctcttttatttagggtacgacactaacagaatagggagtctcaaccagtaagcacatcccccgaggtaagaagagaagggtttcggcacagtttatatacagttcaaataatatcaaagcggtaaaaacatcatttagcacattgagtccaaacatgtaacaaaatcagataaaaccaaatataacaattcatctaagctcgaatttctaaccccgaaccagtggttctgggtaaataatccccagcagagtcgccagagctgtcacacctcctttttctgcacccgagagggtacaagggagttttttccaattaaaggacaatcgaaacgggatttgtttatttatttcagagtcgccacctgggagatttagggtgtcccaagtcaccagttttaatcccgaatcgaggaaaagaatgactccatattatagtctgcgtaccagaaatccggataaggaattctgttaacccgggagaaggtgttaggcattcccgagttctgtggttctagcacggtcgctcaactgttatatttggcttgattatctgattttttatatattgaacttatgtgcaaattttaattttttactgctttcattactatattttacgagaattgcaacgtcgtgaaaacatatctcgaaccacgttacatcaatgcacccgtggttgtttgacatatctcgactcgattgagatttggattaaggtcacataaatgtgcacccgagttaaggaaaataaattattaaaggcgtgcctaacgtaactagcgtattgttattttggggaaggccgtaaaattagctaaacggcctgtcccggattctaagtgttttaatatatacgcatttagagggccccgcagcttgtgcatttttgttcgtcgaggctcgtctcattcattatttaaaaaaagatttgcaacgtcatggaaatgcatctcagaccacgtcacaatcaatgtacccgtgattagagacacatttcgattccgttgagatttggatttgggtcacataaatgtgcacccgagtttagggagataacattattaaatacgggcctaaagcgactagcgtatcattattttgggtagggccgtgaaatttgctaaacggcccgtcccggaatctaagtatttattatgatatatatatctatgagggccccgcaatttgtctcttttatttggcgaggctcgtctcatttttatttatttattgataaGGCTAAGATAAGCACATTtttgctactttgcgaggtcGTGGGTTGTAGATTGAACTTATTTGAGgaaacgagtatttttccgcggaattaaaattactactataattttaacattactactacatgTATAAACAATTATTAAGACAAACTAAgataattaacacctttcagaatGTGTACAAACACCTATTgtgacaaatatttggataacaacaatcTAAACATGAACAAGCAAAAATGTCAAATAACTACTCAAAGCGACTAACACAAAGGAAGAGACATTCAAggccaaatttcaataccatacggagttaattaacaaaATAGCCATTCGCAAacatcatgtatatatgtctcgctcaattcgcgtactatccgcatgaactaggatggTATTCCAAAACATCACATATACATATTACTAAcagcaaatatgaaggacacgaacagagatgacctacttgagaTTAATGTCCGATGCGTTGGtcctgcgacgaaacctcggacaacgacctcgacgtaccggacctcgacgaaccagagacgacctcgatggaaacagaaagctcggacccaAAGCTATCAACGACCAGAGATTGTTGGTTGCGGCTGTATTTTTCAACGCGTCCGACTGATACGAGAAGATGGAGCAGAAGGGATCGTTTggacagtgacgacgcagcaggaGCTGGGCGTCGTTTGTGGTGGTGTTCGGACGTAGGCTGGGGAACAGTGACAACGAGGGGGGGAAGCTGTTGGTCGACGGACATTGGTGGTggcgttttggacgtgagggagtaggGGCAATGATTAATGGCTGGAGCTCGGACGTGAGCTGGGGAACAGTGACAACGAAGGGGGGAAGCTGGTGGTCGACGGACGTTGGTGGTggcgttttggacgtgagggagtaggGGGGCAGTGATTAATGGCTGGAGCTCGGACGTGAGCTGGGGAACAGTGACAACGAGGGGGGGAAGCTGGTGGTTGGGACAGAGGGAGTGCGACTGGTTTGGGTTTGTTTGAGGACGGAGCAGCTGTGGATGGTCGTTTGAGCAGTTGacggaggtggtgtttggacggtgtcgaggggttgttgatggtggttttggggtaGTGTTCGTTAGGGTTTTTGTTTGGACGGGAAAGGCGTCGGCTCCTGGGGTTCCGACGAGGGTCTTTTACAGTAGGGTTTTTCTTTGTTCTCCCTTTTGAGGaaaggaggaagaagatgaacagtgtcCAGCATCCAAAAATATGTCCACCTCCTCTTTGTGCCTTGTGTTTGCCCGTGCATTTGTAGCACTTGCCaaggaaaatgagccccacgcgtggtggggttcgagacttgtgtcccccacgcgtggtggggttccccatgtgtcgtgttccgtccgtgttccccacgcgtggtggactcggattattatgggctaggtccgaaaattaggcctaaaaccgggtagtttgaacccgaatattattcttttgcccggatccgagaaATAGgtacacgacgttgctcaactgattatgtaagaaaaatagctactaaaataagactaattatttaaaacaaaactatattattattttttaatattttttcgagattaaaatagctacgaaatattaataaaactatttttttgtaattttcgtttttatataaagataaaatataaagtaatatttttgtatttttcaaagtttaaaatgactacaaaacattaatagaactatatttttttagtaattttcgaaattatgtaaagtacaaaataaggtactactttttttttatatttttcaactttatgagaaatacataaactaaaatttatatatatattttcgtaatttttcttttgcgacgaaataaagtaaaaatggttaaaatggctatattagacccaatttcacatattcacgctaaaaatgtgaaaattctcggggagggtcaaaaatcaggtgtctacatcgggcctcaaatatcgagcccggaacccatacataattaatcagtccaattttaaacataattaattatttaatttattaagctaacacacacaattaattttgtttaaattatagtagacgacatacactttcctccgcctgcgcatcccggacctgccgaggatcagctactagcgttgcagggcgaccataggtcctcATTTGTATGGGAGGGACAGCTATCGATGCAGCCTCTCCGCCCCAGGAGACCTGACAATTTATGGGAGTTCATCGGGGAGCATCCTTTCCATGCCGGCGTAGTCGCGCGCCTACAGGCTACGGGCTTCTATACGATTTTTGAGCTTGGACGGATGCAGGttgattggtctctcatcacggcctttgtaaagcggtggcgaccggagacgcacacttttcacttgcccactggagaggccaccatcacgctggaggatgttcaggttttgtacgGGCTGTGCATAGATGGACGGGCCGTAGCACTGCCCCAGTACATTAGATCCATGACGCGTGCACAATTTTTGGATATGATGATGCATTTTACTGGTTATAGACCTCAGGGTGACGCTGGGGGCAGTCGCGTTGCTTTGTCAGCCATTAGAGATCATATGGCGTTTTTGTACCCAGACATTACCGGCGAGACGGAGGATCTCCATATTGAGAGGTACATACGGTTGGCGCTGCTCCTGCTTTTCGggtgtgtcttgttcccgaacacttcggggagtaaagtgagtatgcgctttcTCTATCATCTTCAGGAGTTGGATGGTTTACCCTAGTACAGTTGGGGTACTGCTGTTCTCGCATGCCTGTATAGGAGCATGTGCCAGGCGAGCATGGGCCCAGCGGTGGACATATGTGGGTTTCTGCCcctcctacaggtgacaacatttttgaatactctgttcatttctccgaattctatatggttgaaatgactcataaattttacatcaaccttttatcttaggtttgggctTGGCAGTGGATCatgccgttgcagccacctcttCCAACACTTGCGCCTGGTGAGGCTtatccgtttctccctctagcttctaggtggattctccggcgtgggaactaccgagggaccgatgctcatcataatctcccccttatcAGGGATGTGCTAGATATGCTGGTGGACAGACAGGTAGATATGTACCTACACTTACTTGTTTAAATTGAGTtatgttgcgcatactcacttttatgttattatttggcagttcatctggacgccatacagTGACGAGTTGGTAGCTCAGCTGCCCTTTTATTGCTCAGACAATCGAATGCTTTGGAGCACCTCCATCCCGATGATCTTCTTCGATATTGTTGagtatcatgccacagagcgtgtGCTTCGCCAGTTTCACCGTCCCCAACCTATACCTAGGGATCCTGGATGGGTGGCTATACACTATCAGCGGGATGACCGTGCCAGGCTGGACGATATATATGTGGGATGGTTGGAGCAGCAAGTCCTTATTTGGGAGGAGCACCGAGCTGACCGTATTCTGCCAGCACCTACATTTACCCCGGAGGCCACTATTCATATGTATGCATCATGGTACCGCCGTCACACCCAACTGATcatcgggaaccccattcatgtacttggcgagctctacagaccatacgccgggagaTACGAGGCACTGGTTTTTGGCTTATTAATATCGTATAATTGTTATATTGTGTTATTTAATTAatgttttaaatatttcacaggcTATTGGGCATCATCACCTCTACCAGTTGGGATAGGAGATGCAGCAGCATACCGACATCCCTGCAGTCATTGACTATGGTCGGCGGGTGGCACAGTTGGCTCGTCGGACCCTGTTTCAGGCGAGAGATGCCGTGAGGTTGGACCACGAGGCTCAGTATGCGGCGCCAGAGGACTACCATCGGGGTAGGGGTGTCCCACAAGGCAGGGGTAGGGCACAAGGGAGGTGTGCCCCACGAGGTAGGGGTGCTCCACGGGGTCGCGGGGgacggcgaggaggtggtccccagcaagggggctttgaggcacctgtcgacccacctgttgaggGACATGATGATGACTTTGGAGTTTTGGCGCTTGGAGATGATCAGCCGGGTTATATACCTCGGCAAGatgagccttccagcagcatgccttcgtacagccttcagctatctctgccagcatcgcaggtcaccccATCAGAAGCATTGTCGATCACAGGTACATTCGACGGGGATGTAGACCAGTACTTTGCATGCCCATCTATCGCAGCTGAGGATCGACCCAACCGGGACATGGATGGCGGGCgcaggttgagttatgcctcatccccggTGGTTGATGCGGATTTATCACaggcgcaggtatgtttgtattactttaaaatttcaatttgttttttttccttaatgagctgccattaattaatttttaactttcttatgAAGGCATCGTCCCAGCCCATCTTTGAGGCCACTACATGTTTTGATGAGGACACCACTGATGCGTATATTCAGGAGGCCGACGAGACCACGGTGGGAATatattttttgacttaacacgtacaatacAAATATATTTTGTCACATGCTAAGTTTagtacttgttttgtaggttgctgacggcGCGACGGCCTATCCTTCCGATCCTGCCAGTTTGGTGTCGATGCTGCtgcacatcctcacataaagaggcggcttgatgatgatgatc
Proteins encoded in this window:
- the LOC138870041 gene encoding serine/threonine-protein phosphatase 7 long form homolog translates to MQPLRPRRPDNLWEFIGEHPFHAGVVARLQATGFYTIFELGRMQVDWSLITAFVKRWRPETHTFHLPTGEATITLEDVQVLYGLCIDGRAVALPQYIRSMTRAQFLDMMMHFTGYRPQGDAGGSRVALSAIRDHMAFLYPDITGETEDLHIERSMCQASMGPAVDICGFLPLLQVWAWQWIMPLQPPLPTLAPGEAYPFLPLASRWILRRGNYRGTDAHHNLPLIRDVLDMLVDRQFIWTPYSDELVAQLPFYCSDNRMLWSTSIPMIFFDIVEYHATERVLRQFHRPQPIPRDPGWVAIHYQRDDRARLDDIYVGWLEQQVLIWEEHRADRILPAPTFTPEATIHMYASWYRRHTQLIIGNPIHAIGHHHLYQLG